In Macadamia integrifolia cultivar HAES 741 chromosome 1, SCU_Mint_v3, whole genome shotgun sequence, a single window of DNA contains:
- the LOC122080325 gene encoding mitochondrial pyruvate carrier 1 isoform X1: MSALRAFWNSPVGPKTTHFWGPVANWGFVVAGLVDMKKPPEMISGNMTGAMCVYSALFMRFAWMVQPRNYLLLACHASNETVQLYQLSRWAKAQGYLDQKKEEAKQQ, from the exons ATGTCAGCCCTTCGAGCTTTCTGGAACAGCCCAGTGGGTCCTAAAACAACTCATTTTTGGGGCCCTGTTGCTAATTGGGGTTTTGTTGTTGCT GGATTGGTAGACATGAAGAAACCCCCAGAGATGATATCTGGCAACATGACTGGAG CAATGTGTGTTTATTCAGCATTGTTCATGAGGTTCGCCTGGATGGTGCAACCCCGCAATTATCTTCTTTTGGCATGCCATGCCTCCAATGAGACAGTGCAGCTCTATCAGCTTTCTCGTTGGGCAAAGGCTCAGGG GTACTTGGaccaaaagaaagaggaagctAAACAGCAGTAG
- the LOC122080325 gene encoding mitochondrial pyruvate carrier 1 isoform X2, giving the protein MSALRAFWNSPVGPKTTHFWGPVANWGFVVAGLVDMKKPPEMISGNMTGAMCVYSALFMRFAWMVQPRNYLLLACHASNETVQLYQLSRWAKAQG; this is encoded by the exons ATGTCAGCCCTTCGAGCTTTCTGGAACAGCCCAGTGGGTCCTAAAACAACTCATTTTTGGGGCCCTGTTGCTAATTGGGGTTTTGTTGTTGCT GGATTGGTAGACATGAAGAAACCCCCAGAGATGATATCTGGCAACATGACTGGAG CAATGTGTGTTTATTCAGCATTGTTCATGAGGTTCGCCTGGATGGTGCAACCCCGCAATTATCTTCTTTTGGCATGCCATGCCTCCAATGAGACAGTGCAGCTCTATCAGCTTTCTCGTTGGGCAAAGGCTCAGGGGTAA